A region of the Synergistaceae bacterium genome:
TCGTTAAGGCGACGACTGAGAACTAGCATAATTTCTTAAGCCTCCTTCTCCGCCAGCGCCGCGACCTTCATCGCCTCCCTGACGTTTTCCGGGAAAACGGTATGGTGAACGGAATACTCCTCGTTCAGAGCGATTACCTGAACGGCTCTGCGACTCTTTAAGTTCACCAGGATGGGCGCGCGGAGGTTGGCCGTCATGTTCCACGGGGCCGACTCCGGTATCGACACGACGATCAATAACGCCAAATCTCCCGGATCCGTAGTCTCGATGAGCTCCAGATCGTCCTCTGGTATCTTTGCGTTATAGTCCGGCATGACGGCGTCCGGTGTCGTTACCGGCAGCGCCAGGCCCTCGTCCTCGATATTTTGGAGCCACTTGATAGCGTTGTCCTCCTCGCCCGTCAAGATCCAATTACGATTCTTTTCGAACGCGGGCAAACCCCGCGGGAAAAAAAGCGTGTCCTCCTCCGAATAAGAAATTTCGCCAAAACGCGAACTAATCATTGACTGAACCATTTATCCTCCTTTTACAACCTCTTACAACCTCTGCGCAATCAGCGCAAAAAGTCGAGCAACGTCGGCTGGACGATGTAGGACATAATCCCCAGGCTTGCCTGGTAAATGGCCTGAGCCATCATCAACTGAGTGGACATATCGGCGAGATCCACGGCCACCAGACTGTCGTGGGTTTCCGTCATAGAGAGATCGTTCGCCTTCATGCGCTGAACGTTACCCTCATAACGAGCTTGCAATGCCCCGTTGGTGGACAGCACTTTCAGAAGGCCGTCTATGAAATTATTGATCATGGGCAGAAGTTTGTTTGACAACCCGTCACGATTCTCCGCCCGGACAGCGGTCGAAATATCGTCCAACACCCCGAAGAAATTCTGTTTCGTCTGGTTCGCCCCGCCCCGCACGGTGACGTTCTGCGTGTAAATGCCCGGCGCGGTTCGGGAGGTGTTTTCAAGATCATATCCGCCCCGGTAGGGAGTGGATGGAGTGGCGGCACCCAGAAACATGTTGGTGATGTCGTTGCCGTTCTCCTGAGCCAGGACCGCGACCGTGTACCCGCGGGGGGACCAAAGCACGAGCCGTCCCTCGTCGTTCAGTTCGGCTTTGACGTCATAATCCTGCATCCGGGCGTTAATCTCCGCGACCAAATCCACGCCGTCCAAAAGTCCGTTGCCGTTGATGTCACGCATGGCCGTCAAGTCGATGGTATGGGTGTACCCGGCCACAGTGATACTGAAGGTCTGAGGCGGTTGAGCGCCTTGGGTCGTCTGCCACGAGCTGGGGATTCCGCTGGCATCCACAAGCGGCACCGCTCCTTGAATGCTCGTGTTCAACAATAATTTATCCTGCGCCACACTCCCTTTCACGTCGATGACGTTCACTGGAGAGCCATCTTTGGCGGCAATGGAAATGATGGGGAAATCTCCCTCTTGCCCCGCGGCGTTGCCCATCGTCTGATCGAAATAGTTGACGTAGAGCCAGTCTCCCGCCTGAGAACGTAAGCGGTCCATAATGGTCTTCACGGTGTCGCCCGCGGTGACGTCGATCTTTACGCTGTGCCCCAGGGTTTCGAAGCGGATGGTTCCGGTCACGTCCATCTTCGTGTCATCCTTCACGCCCGCCAACTCCAAGTTGCTGGTCACACCGCCATGAATGCCCATCTGAGCGGCCAAGCCTGAGGTATAGGAGGCGTTCCAATTGGGGTCTGGCACGGGCAGGTCCACGATGGTGAAGGGCTCTCCCGTAATTGCGACCAGGGACGCGGAGCCAGTCAGCTTTTGCCCGTTTTCGTCCATGGGGATGATCACCTTCAAAACCTCTTGCCCTTCCTGGGCGTTGACCTGCTTGGCGATCTGCTCCATCACCTTGACCCGGTCGACGAATGTCTTGCCGCTGCTGTCGAAAGACTGGATGTCTTTACGCGCCAGGCGGATATCGTAGGTTTTGCCGCAGGTCTTCTGCACCCGCATCATGACCGCCAAGTTGTCGTCCAAACAAGGGGCGGTGGGGAACTTAATCTTAGTCTCGTTCACTCCCATGTTGTCATCCGCGCGCACGGCTGTGGAAAGCCCCATTTCTTCGGCGTATCGTTGGTCGTTCATATCCAAGAAGGTCACGGGGGACCCGTCCAGGCTGCGAATAACCAAGCGGCTGGTGGCTTTTTCCTCGTTTTTGCTGGTGTCCAGGCCAATCTCCGTGTCGTCCATGCTGACGTCGCCGTTGATCCGGGAAACATCCACGACAACCTCCAACCATTCAGCCCCGGCGTTTTTCAATCGTTCAGCCAGCTCTTCCATGGTGTACTCTCCGGGGTTCAATTTAATATCCGTGGTATGCCTGCCGCTGGTGACCCGCCAATGAAGGGGCGTTCCCGTATAAAGATTGGAGATGGGATCGTAGGGTTTGGTCGGATCCTGGAGAGTTCCCACCTTTAGGGTTTCGGCCCCCTCGAACTCCACACTTTTCAGGGCCGTCTCCATGCCCAGGTAGTTGAACACATCAATGTGGCTATGGTCCACCGGCCGGGTCTGTTCCTTGGAGGCCACGACGCCCGTCTCGATCCCTGTGGCGGAGTCCACGGCGTAGGTGAAGTTGAACAAAGACATGGCCATCCCCTCACCCGTGAGAATGAAAGAAGGGTAGTGGAGCTTTTCCGTCGCGGCGTCCACGGTAAGGGGGTCCTGCGACAGGTCGCCCGTGCGTTGGGCCACAACCACCAGTTGCTCGTTGTCCGCCGATGGGCGAGCGTAAACGCCCTCAATGGAGTTGAGACGGTCGGCAACGCGCACCAGGTCATCGCCCTCGTTAATGTAGATTTTGATGGGGTGCGCGTCTCCCAATTGCAGCGACAAGGAACTGGAAGAGCTTTTCAGAGAGTTGCTCCCCGATCCGTCGTACCCAAAAAGCCGCATCGTGCCGCCGCTGTTCGCGCCGCTATCTTTAACTGTAATGCTGCCCTTCGTGGACTGGAGCACCAGGCGACCCGAGACGATGGAAGCGAAGGGCAAGTCGCCGGCGTCGACGGACATTTTGGTGTTGATGTCTGTCACCAGCTCGGTAACGTTCTTGTAGTCGTCGAGTTTGAAGATCTCGCCGTTGATGTCGATTTCTTTACCCAACCCGTCGCCCTTCCAGCCCAGGGTATTGACCGCGCCCATCAGTCCCTCATATTTTGGGGGGACGCTGGCCTTGATGCCTCCCATGACCACGTCCACACCTGTGCCGTCAAGCTTGACCGTGTCGCCGCTGGGAGAGACGAACGCTATTTTGCCGCCCTGTTCGATTGCTTTGACGCTCCCGCCCAACAGAGGATCCAACCAAGCGGCGAAATGTTCCGTTTGCTCTTTCAAGGTGAGCGCGGGAATAGGAGGCGGCGGCGAATATCCGCTCAAATCCACGGTTGTAAGCAATGAGTCATTGAGGTAAACGCTCAAATCTTTCCCCGCCAGCTCTGTGAAGTTAACCGAAGCGTTGCCAGCCAACTGATTTTGATTCCAGTATCCCGGTTTTAGCAAATCGGTCTTGTTCATCTCCAACCCGTCCACAGACTGTGCCATAGGCATATAATCCGTGTCGGACCATCCGGTCACGGAAATAGACTCGCCCGTGTTGCT
Encoded here:
- the flgL gene encoding flagellar hook-associated protein FlgL, whose product is MANRVTTAMMYGSLTGTLHNNMQKLLDLERQMATQKKYSKMSDNPSEIARALSLESSITANTQYIKNQNDAGTMLVYAETALDSAMDILHEINYKVIEAGNGSLDASAVASIAEEIDILKGQLLDTLNTKIAGKYIFGGTDTATQPFVEDANGSIRYVGSNERIRYEVEEGLLSDVSFTGQDIMPNAYKSYFVCSHYVPLDWQWTGREEKVQITVGNRTLSVFIPEQWIDEYATGSAKPTDYNQFRDPDELSGLSLDDLATLVNRALKEQGADMLVTASVEKDYGANQHRLVFKSNTGESISVTGWSDTDYMPMAQSVDGLEMNKTDLLKPGYWNQNQLAGNASVNFTELAGKDLSVYLNDSLLTTVDLSGYSPPPPIPALTLKEQTEHFAAWLDPLLGGSVKAIEQGGKIAFVSPSGDTVKLDGTGVDVVMGGIKASVPPKYEGLMGAVNTLGWKGDGLGKEIDINGEIFKLDDYKNVTELVTDINTKMSVDAGDLPFASIVSGRLVLQSTKGSITVKDSGANSGGTMRLFGYDGSGSNSLKSSSSSLSLQLGDAHPIKIYINEGDDLVRVADRLNSIEGVYARPSADNEQLVVVAQRTGDLSQDPLTVDAATEKLHYPSFILTGEGMAMSLFNFTYAVDSATGIETGVVASKEQTRPVDHSHIDVFNYLGMETALKSVEFEGAETLKVGTLQDPTKPYDPISNLYTGTPLHWRVTSGRHTTDIKLNPGEYTMEELAERLKNAGAEWLEVVVDVSRINGDVSMDDTEIGLDTSKNEEKATSRLVIRSLDGSPVTFLDMNDQRYAEEMGLSTAVRADDNMGVNETKIKFPTAPCLDDNLAVMMRVQKTCGKTYDIRLARKDIQSFDSSGKTFVDRVKVMEQIAKQVNAQEGQEVLKVIIPMDENGQKLTGSASLVAITGEPFTIVDLPVPDPNWNASYTSGLAAQMGIHGGVTSNLELAGVKDDTKMDVTGTIRFETLGHSVKIDVTAGDTVKTIMDRLRSQAGDWLYVNYFDQTMGNAAGQEGDFPIISIAAKDGSPVNVIDVKGSVAQDKLLLNTSIQGAVPLVDASGIPSSWQTTQGAQPPQTFSITVAGYTHTIDLTAMRDINGNGLLDGVDLVAEINARMQDYDVKAELNDEGRLVLWSPRGYTVAVLAQENGNDITNMFLGAATPSTPYRGGYDLENTSRTAPGIYTQNVTVRGGANQTKQNFFGVLDDISTAVRAENRDGLSNKLLPMINNFIDGLLKVLSTNGALQARYEGNVQRMKANDLSMTETHDSLVAVDLADMSTQLMMAQAIYQASLGIMSYIVQPTLLDFLR
- a CDS encoding flagellar assembly protein FliW: MVQSMISSRFGEISYSEEDTLFFPRGLPAFEKNRNWILTGEEDNAIKWLQNIEDEGLALPVTTPDAVMPDYNAKIPEDDLELIETTDPGDLALLIVVSIPESAPWNMTANLRAPILVNLKSRRAVQVIALNEEYSVHHTVFPENVREAMKVAALAEKEA